Proteins from one Mucilaginibacter jinjuensis genomic window:
- a CDS encoding TlpA family protein disulfide reductase: MKKYFKFWGSLFLIAFLQSVSFSQSIHFVNQSNRNVYINKVTILGEGSFPYTIEPNNNIQSIPLQTRDAAVYNVYMENKSGGSGTNEGKYYLLQDNDTIILNNVKGVLQLSCQNNLKRTNELRIADDLMAGTPVKPFYTLNLKNILALEGKNISLKRRDYLIDSMSVPIIRYINKYSLEKHVDPSVSKLYLYNFMGMRYRFKLSFVSSTSPANKIKLDAFYRDSVKKWSEEFDCLNCSNIPLYNSAAKKVFDLLYQDLSPAEHLKAIAGNTKESTKDFLLSAYISDQLDSNAKNISDLMSLYNELCTNPIYRKNVADNYSLKSAKQSLSKGTAMLMSSDKTQIAFDDLIRKYKGQIIYIDFWASWCHPCLEEMPFSVKLRNRLKTDSKIQMVYISIDKDFGSWYRMDNEKNLGGPNSFILMDAGKDALSKKLNLISIPRYIIIGKDGEFINIDAIRPSDANIYGLLARLASK; this comes from the coding sequence ATGAAGAAGTATTTTAAATTTTGGGGCAGCCTTTTCCTGATTGCTTTCTTACAAAGTGTTTCATTTTCGCAAAGTATTCATTTTGTTAATCAGTCTAATCGTAATGTTTATATAAACAAAGTAACCATTCTCGGGGAAGGATCTTTTCCATATACTATTGAACCAAACAACAACATCCAGTCCATTCCATTACAAACTCGCGATGCGGCAGTTTATAATGTATATATGGAGAATAAGTCTGGCGGCTCGGGTACCAATGAAGGCAAGTATTACCTGCTACAGGACAATGATACCATTATACTAAATAATGTAAAAGGTGTTTTGCAGTTGAGTTGTCAAAATAATCTAAAGAGAACCAATGAACTGAGAATAGCGGATGATTTGATGGCCGGCACACCGGTTAAGCCTTTTTATACATTGAATTTGAAAAATATTTTAGCGCTTGAAGGAAAGAATATCTCACTAAAAAGACGTGACTATTTAATAGATAGTATGTCGGTACCAATTATTAGATATATAAATAAATATAGCCTTGAAAAGCATGTTGATCCTTCTGTAAGCAAGCTCTACCTATACAATTTTATGGGCATGCGTTATAGATTTAAGCTGTCTTTTGTATCGTCGACATCGCCTGCTAACAAAATAAAACTGGACGCTTTTTATAGAGATTCTGTGAAAAAGTGGTCTGAAGAGTTTGATTGTTTAAACTGTTCAAATATACCCTTGTATAACTCTGCCGCTAAAAAAGTTTTTGATCTTTTGTACCAGGATCTTTCCCCGGCAGAACATCTGAAAGCGATTGCCGGAAATACAAAAGAGAGTACTAAAGACTTTTTATTGTCGGCCTATATTTCTGATCAGCTTGATAGCAATGCAAAAAATATATCCGATTTGATGTCGCTTTATAATGAGTTATGTACAAATCCTATTTACAGAAAAAATGTGGCTGATAACTACTCATTAAAATCTGCAAAGCAATCATTGAGTAAAGGAACGGCTATGTTAATGAGTAGTGATAAAACGCAAATAGCATTTGATGATTTGATACGGAAATATAAAGGGCAAATAATCTATATCGATTTTTGGGCAAGCTGGTGCCACCCTTGTTTAGAAGAAATGCCGTTTTCGGTAAAACTTCGTAACCGTTTAAAAACTGATAGTAAAATACAAATGGTTTATATCTCTATAGATAAGGATTTTGGTAGTTGGTACAGAATGGATAACGAAAAGAACCTTGGCGGGCCTAATAGTTTTATATTAATGGATGCCGGTAAAGATGCTTTATCAAAAAAGCTTAACCTCATTAGTATACCAAGATATATCATTATTGGTAAAGATGGAGAGTTTATAAATATTGATGCCATCCGGCCATCTGATGCTAATATTTATGGATTATTAGCCCGGTTGGCCAGTAAGTAA
- a CDS encoding ATP-binding protein, translating into MNIAKLIYTALLLMYCSFAYGLTPISSANPSAVNGILDLRGQTFSNQLPLNGQWKFYWHQLLSPQDSVVKNGTIVNFPFKWDGKVLNGKALPAFGYATYRLTVLLPKRTEILRIAMPDTYCAYKLFFNGKQVAENGQVSTSADGFTAYWQYRAVDIAPETDTLKINLQIANFVHSQAGIKKPLTIGTKTLVELDRRRAEAIDLMLTGCLVMGGIFFMGLYLRGNRDKAILLFSLYSIVYAYRIIGSDNYVLHTLLPNINWYITTRLEYTSLFIGICLFGLYTRYLYPKDVNIKLLYTLSGICFAFAAAAICLPPIYFTQLINPFLVVMLFCLVYVPGVYMVAYKRKRPGATYAVLSAFALMIVFAISLFHYWGFIPQLQFISFLCYISFFFLQSLVLSHRVSFVLKKAREQAEQGLKAKSEFLSTMSHEIRTPLNSVIGMSHLLLKNNPRPDQIEQIDVMLFSANNLLAIVNDILDYNKIEAGKIVFEHIEMDIAAIIRNIVSGLQTPAQDKGIDLKLNLDRDLQNKVLGDPTRLFQVISNLAHNAIKFTPKGFVEIGVEVQGQTDKMITLLIRVTDSGIGISPEKIKIIFDRFTQADSSTSRGFGGTGLGLAICKKILQLQHTSLQVSSKPGKGSTFYFIQSFEKSIKTVEQQQHEDNLPKQEDKPFTGVSILLVEDNPINVLVAQKFLERWGARADVAQNGVEALEKLDTAKHQLILMDLHMPIMDGYEATRKMRLNGVTLPIIALTANLLNEIEDQVKLAGITDMIAKPFLPDELFRKVLHYVHKNA; encoded by the coding sequence ATGAACATCGCTAAGCTTATCTATACCGCATTATTATTAATGTATTGCAGTTTTGCCTATGGCCTTACTCCGATTAGCTCTGCCAACCCCTCTGCCGTTAACGGTATACTGGATCTGCGCGGTCAAACTTTTAGCAATCAGCTTCCACTTAATGGTCAATGGAAATTCTACTGGCACCAATTACTTAGTCCGCAGGATTCTGTTGTTAAAAATGGCACCATCGTAAACTTTCCATTTAAATGGGATGGCAAGGTGCTTAATGGTAAAGCATTGCCTGCCTTTGGTTATGCTACTTACCGGCTTACGGTACTGCTCCCTAAACGTACCGAGATTCTACGCATTGCCATGCCCGATACCTATTGCGCTTACAAACTCTTTTTTAATGGCAAGCAGGTAGCAGAAAACGGACAGGTGAGCACCAGTGCAGATGGTTTTACCGCTTACTGGCAGTACCGGGCAGTTGATATAGCACCCGAAACAGATACCTTAAAAATAAACCTGCAGATTGCCAACTTTGTACATAGCCAGGCCGGCATTAAGAAACCGTTGACTATAGGTACTAAAACCCTGGTAGAACTCGACAGGCGGCGTGCCGAAGCCATAGATTTGATGCTTACCGGCTGTTTGGTAATGGGCGGTATCTTCTTTATGGGCCTTTACCTACGTGGCAACCGGGATAAAGCTATCCTGCTCTTCTCTTTATATTCGATTGTATACGCCTACCGCATTATCGGTTCTGATAACTATGTACTGCACACTTTGCTGCCCAACATTAACTGGTATATAACAACCCGGCTGGAGTATACGAGTTTATTTATAGGCATTTGTTTGTTTGGCCTTTACACCCGGTATTTATATCCTAAAGATGTTAACATTAAACTACTGTACACCTTAAGCGGTATTTGTTTCGCGTTTGCTGCGGCTGCAATATGCTTGCCCCCTATTTATTTCACACAGCTAATCAACCCGTTTTTAGTGGTGATGCTTTTCTGCCTCGTGTATGTACCCGGTGTATACATGGTGGCTTATAAAAGGAAAAGGCCGGGCGCTACCTATGCAGTATTAAGCGCTTTTGCTTTGATGATTGTGTTTGCCATATCCTTGTTCCACTACTGGGGTTTTATACCACAATTACAGTTCATTAGTTTTTTGTGTTATATCAGTTTCTTCTTTTTACAATCGCTGGTATTATCGCACCGGGTTTCATTTGTACTTAAAAAGGCACGCGAGCAAGCCGAACAGGGCCTTAAAGCCAAAAGCGAATTTTTGAGCACAATGAGTCACGAGATTCGCACGCCATTGAACTCGGTTATCGGAATGAGCCATTTGCTGTTAAAAAACAATCCCCGGCCCGACCAGATTGAGCAGATTGATGTGATGCTGTTTTCGGCTAATAACCTGCTGGCCATTGTGAATGATATTTTAGATTATAATAAGATCGAGGCAGGCAAAATTGTGTTCGAGCACATCGAGATGGATATTGCCGCCATTATCCGCAATATTGTAAGCGGCTTGCAAACACCGGCTCAGGATAAAGGCATCGACCTGAAACTAAACCTGGACCGTGACCTACAGAATAAAGTACTGGGCGACCCAACCCGCCTGTTTCAGGTAATTTCAAACCTGGCGCATAATGCTATTAAGTTTACGCCCAAAGGTTTTGTAGAAATTGGTGTAGAAGTGCAGGGACAGACCGATAAAATGATCACCCTGCTTATCCGGGTTACGGATAGCGGCATCGGTATATCGCCCGAAAAAATCAAGATCATTTTCGACCGTTTTACCCAGGCCGATTCATCAACATCGAGAGGCTTTGGGGGTACCGGCTTGGGACTGGCTATTTGTAAAAAGATCCTTCAGTTACAACATACATCATTACAGGTAAGCAGCAAACCCGGCAAAGGCTCCACCTTCTATTTCATTCAGAGTTTTGAAAAAAGCATCAAAACTGTAGAACAACAACAACACGAAGACAATTTGCCAAAGCAGGAAGACAAGCCATTTACCGGTGTATCTATTTTACTGGTTGAAGATAACCCCATTAACGTGCTTGTTGCGCAAAAATTCTTAGAACGCTGGGGAGCACGTGCTGATGTGGCCCAAAACGGTGTTGAAGCTTTAGAAAAACTGGATACCGCCAAACACCAGCTTATTTTAATGGATTTACACATGCCCATAATGGATGGTTACGAAGCCACCCGCAAGATGCGTTTAAATGGTGTTACCCTACCCATAATTGCCCTCACAGCCAACCTGCTCAATGAAATTGAAGACCAGGTAAAGCTGGCCGGCATTACCGACATGATAGCCAAACCTTTTTTACCTGATGAATTATTTAGAAAGGTGTTGCACTATGTGCATAAAAACGCTTAG
- a CDS encoding amidase, which translates to MQRRSFLKKGSLAGLAISSLTSLSYAGTPKHHFGDNNNINDTFELSEATIADLQHKMQTKQLSSRAITELYLKRIADIDKAGPHLNAVIELNKDALSIADAMDKERAAGKLRGPMHGIPVLIKDNINTGDKMHTTAGALALGDNFAKEDAFIIKQLRAAGAVILGKTNLSEWANFRSSRSTSGWSSRGGQTKNPYILDRNPSGSSAGTGAAVAASLCVVGIGTETNGSVVSPSSVNGLVGIKPTVGLLSRSGIIPISKTQDTAGPMARTVKDAAILLGALAGVDEQDSYTLPSKGKIEKDYTTFLDADGLKGKRLGVEKSALQGNPAMVALLKEAIVTLRSKGATIIEIELYKELKVIGNASYTVLLYEFKDGVNQYLSKANSKMKTLEDVIAYNKENEAKAMPYFKQDELELAQTKGDLNTPEYLEALKKSNGQSRTIIDKIIQDNQLDAIIGPTNGFAICIDLVNGDSGNGFSFSSPAAMAGYPHITLPMGSYCGLPIGISFFSTAYNEGPLLKMAYAYEQASKKRIAPEFKAPLVG; encoded by the coding sequence ATGCAAAGAAGAAGTTTTCTGAAAAAAGGCTCCTTAGCCGGTTTAGCCATCAGTTCATTAACAAGTTTATCTTATGCAGGTACGCCGAAACATCACTTCGGCGATAACAACAACATTAACGATACATTTGAACTGAGCGAAGCTACCATTGCCGACTTGCAGCATAAAATGCAAACCAAACAGCTAAGCTCCCGTGCCATTACAGAACTTTATTTAAAGCGTATTGCCGACATCGATAAAGCCGGGCCACACTTAAATGCCGTTATCGAACTTAATAAAGATGCCCTAAGCATTGCCGATGCCATGGATAAAGAACGTGCCGCCGGTAAGCTGCGCGGCCCCATGCATGGCATCCCGGTTTTAATAAAGGATAATATTAACACCGGTGATAAAATGCATACTACCGCAGGCGCTTTAGCCCTGGGCGATAACTTTGCCAAAGAAGACGCTTTTATTATTAAACAGCTGCGCGCTGCGGGTGCGGTAATATTAGGTAAAACCAATTTGAGCGAATGGGCTAATTTCCGTTCGTCGCGCTCTACCAGCGGGTGGAGCAGCAGGGGTGGGCAAACTAAGAACCCATATATTCTTGACCGTAACCCAAGCGGATCAAGTGCGGGTACAGGGGCGGCGGTTGCGGCCAGTCTGTGCGTGGTAGGCATAGGGACAGAAACTAATGGATCTGTGGTATCGCCATCTTCTGTTAATGGGTTAGTGGGTATTAAGCCAACAGTTGGTTTATTGAGCAGGAGTGGTATTATCCCCATTTCAAAAACGCAGGACACTGCCGGGCCAATGGCACGCACGGTAAAAGATGCTGCCATATTATTAGGCGCACTTGCCGGTGTTGATGAGCAGGATAGTTATACCTTACCAAGCAAAGGCAAAATAGAAAAAGATTATACCACCTTTTTAGATGCCGATGGCTTAAAGGGTAAACGGCTTGGGGTTGAAAAATCGGCCTTGCAAGGTAACCCGGCTATGGTTGCTTTGCTGAAAGAAGCTATAGTAACCTTACGTAGTAAAGGGGCTACCATTATTGAGATCGAATTATATAAAGAACTTAAAGTGATAGGCAATGCCTCGTATACCGTGTTACTATACGAGTTTAAAGACGGTGTTAACCAATACCTCAGTAAGGCAAATTCTAAAATGAAAACGCTTGAAGATGTGATTGCCTACAATAAAGAGAACGAGGCGAAAGCCATGCCTTACTTTAAACAAGACGAGCTGGAACTTGCCCAAACCAAGGGCGACCTCAATACGCCGGAATACCTTGAAGCACTGAAAAAATCAAACGGCCAATCGCGTACCATCATCGATAAGATAATCCAGGATAACCAGTTGGATGCCATTATAGGGCCAACTAATGGTTTTGCTATCTGTATCGATCTGGTAAACGGCGATTCTGGTAATGGATTTTCATTTTCATCACCGGCTGCAATGGCGGGTTATCCGCACATTACATTGCCCATGGGCAGTTACTGCGGACTGCCGATTGGAATCTCATTTTTTAGCACTGCATACAACGAAGGCCCGTTATTAAAAATGGCTTATGCCTATGAACAAGCCAGTAAAAAACGGATTGCACCGGAGTTTAAAGCGCCATTAGTGGGATAA